A single Leptolyngbya ohadii IS1 DNA region contains:
- a CDS encoding CCA tRNA nucleotidyltransferase produces MTASVLSPQTWPFSLEWLPASTYLVGGNVRDALLGRQAEYLDLDFVMPEGAVQTAKAIARHYQAGFVLLDAERQIARVVFDRATVDFAQQVGDRLEDDLRRRDFTVNAIAYNPYTEQLLDPLQGFADLQRHLIRMVSPENLKEDPLRLLRAYRQAAQLDFSLDPDTEQTIQQLADLLETIAAERVQAELSYLLSTAKGTPLLVRVWKDGLLAYWLPHTTAGGLARVAQVDGAAIALDQQWSDQGLEVTGWFRDQQRLSGTGRSWLKIAKLACLVAPDLELAEQELWQLKYSRAEVQSVLAVLKGFALLQTEEFPLSKRSQFILFRTIGAAFPALAVLAVASGIALETIAPLMQRFLLPDDPIAHPMPIVSGRDVMAALKLPAGPQIGKLLEMLQMARAEGTISTREEALTLAAKLLSGSELSGNGLSGNGLFGNEFLSSDR; encoded by the coding sequence GTGACGGCATCTGTTTTATCGCCCCAGACCTGGCCCTTTAGCCTCGAATGGCTCCCAGCTTCAACCTACCTGGTTGGTGGCAATGTCCGAGATGCACTCCTCGGTCGGCAGGCGGAATACTTAGACCTCGATTTTGTGATGCCCGAAGGGGCGGTGCAGACTGCCAAAGCGATCGCCAGACATTACCAGGCAGGGTTTGTTCTCCTGGATGCGGAACGCCAAATTGCACGAGTAGTCTTCGATCGCGCTACGGTTGATTTTGCTCAGCAGGTGGGCGATCGGCTGGAGGATGACCTGCGCCGCCGGGATTTTACGGTGAATGCGATCGCCTATAATCCCTACACCGAGCAACTGCTTGATCCCCTGCAAGGCTTTGCCGATCTCCAGCGGCATCTAATTCGCATGGTGTCCCCAGAAAATTTAAAAGAAGACCCCCTGCGACTGCTGCGGGCTTACCGTCAGGCAGCCCAGCTCGACTTTTCCCTCGATCCAGATACAGAGCAAACAATCCAGCAGCTTGCCGATTTGCTGGAAACGATCGCCGCCGAACGCGTTCAGGCAGAGTTAAGCTACCTGCTCAGCACGGCAAAGGGAACACCCCTGCTGGTGCGCGTCTGGAAGGATGGACTGCTGGCTTACTGGTTGCCCCACACCACGGCGGGCGGTCTGGCACGGGTTGCCCAAGTCGATGGAGCGGCGATCGCGCTAGATCAGCAGTGGTCAGATCAGGGATTGGAGGTCACGGGCTGGTTTCGCGATCAGCAGCGCCTGTCTGGCACAGGGCGAAGCTGGCTCAAAATTGCTAAACTCGCCTGTCTGGTTGCCCCCGATCTGGAACTGGCAGAGCAGGAGCTATGGCAGCTTAAATACAGTCGGGCAGAGGTGCAGTCTGTGCTGGCGGTGCTGAAAGGCTTTGCCCTGCTGCAAACCGAGGAATTTCCGCTGTCAAAACGCAGTCAGTTCATCCTATTTCGCACGATTGGAGCCGCTTTCCCGGCACTGGCGGTTCTTGCCGTCGCATCGGGGATCGCCCTGGAGACGATCGCCCCTCTAATGCAGCGCTTTTTGCTGCCGGACGATCCGATCGCCCACCCTATGCCGATCGTCAGCGGACGGGATGTGATGGCAGCGCTGAAATTGCCTGCTGGACCCCAAATCGGCAAACTGCTTGAAATGCTCCAGATGGCACGCGCAGAGGGAACCATCTCCACTCGCGAGGAGGCGCTCACCCTGGCAGCAAAGCTTCTATCGGGGAGTGAGCTATCCGGAAATGGGCTATCCGGAAATGGGCTATTCGGAAATGAGTTCCTGTCCAGCGATCGCTAG
- a CDS encoding photosystem I reaction center subunit XI: MVQAVEAIDRSKDRPRDPRNQEVVHPAANDPQIGNLETPINSSPIVKAFINNLPAYRQGLTPFRRGLEVGLAHGYWIIGPFFEFNPLRDTEVGGTVALMATIGLIVISTLAISLYASSNPPRPVATITTPNPPADFFQPEGWNEYAGGFFLGGVGGALFAYGIVSNIDVFKNILHLLGQ, from the coding sequence ATGGTGCAAGCAGTTGAAGCTATCGATCGCTCTAAAGATCGTCCCCGTGATCCGCGTAACCAGGAAGTGGTTCACCCCGCTGCTAACGATCCGCAGATTGGCAATCTGGAAACGCCGATTAATTCTTCGCCCATTGTAAAAGCTTTCATTAACAATCTACCTGCCTATCGTCAGGGGCTAACCCCGTTTCGTCGAGGCTTAGAAGTGGGTCTGGCTCACGGCTACTGGATTATCGGACCCTTCTTTGAATTCAATCCGCTACGCGACACGGAGGTTGGCGGCACCGTTGCTCTCATGGCAACGATCGGTCTAATCGTTATCTCCACGCTGGCAATTTCCCTCTACGCCTCCAGCAACCCGCCCCGTCCAGTCGCCACAATTACGACCCCCAACCCTCCCGCAGACTTTTTCCAACCGGAAGGCTGGAATGAATACGCGGGGGGTTTCTTCCTGGGTGGTGTTGGCGGTGCGCTGTTTGCCTACGGCATTGTCTCCAACATTGATGTCTTCAAGAACATCCTGCATCTGCTAGGTCAGTAA
- a CDS encoding response regulator translates to MSDRLLNILLVEDDEVDVMNVKRAFKKYNITNPLYLAGDGIEALAMLREKGDQPPVVPATRRLILLDLNMPKMGGIEFLHELRSDPALRSTPVVVLTTSNQDRDRVEAYNLNVAGYILKPVTFVNFAETMIALNKYWAICELP, encoded by the coding sequence ATGAGCGATCGCTTACTGAATATCCTTCTTGTGGAGGATGACGAAGTTGACGTGATGAACGTCAAGCGAGCTTTCAAAAAATACAACATCACGAATCCGCTCTACCTTGCTGGAGATGGAATCGAGGCACTGGCAATGCTCAGGGAAAAGGGCGACCAGCCCCCAGTTGTTCCTGCTACGCGCCGACTTATTTTGTTGGACTTAAATATGCCAAAAATGGGAGGAATTGAATTTCTCCATGAGCTACGCTCCGATCCAGCGTTGCGTTCTACGCCCGTGGTTGTCCTTACAACCTCCAATCAGGATCGCGATCGCGTCGAGGCTTACAATCTTAACGTTGCCGGATACATTCTCAAACCTGTAACCTTCGTTAACTTTGCAGAAACAATGATTGCGCTCAACAAATATTGGGCGATTTGCGAGTTGCCCTAG
- a CDS encoding FG-GAP-like repeat-containing protein yields MAIGTNPFSLQFDNATQFATDDNPLDITTGDFNGDGILDLATANSDSDNVSVLLGAGNGTFSAGSVFAAGDEPYAVTTADFNADGRLDLAVANRLSNNVSLLLGTGTGSFTAGGTLTVATRPISVVTGDFNGDTRPDLATVGSNENLVTVLLNGAGGFGIPTNFSIGINPTSLITADFNGDGKLDIATTNAATDSPSPTGVNTIAVALGSGTGSFLNPTPFGAGVDPYALTVGDFNNDGKLDIATANFGSNNASLLLGNGTGGFETARTIALTAGSIQPYSIANGDMNGDGKLDLIVANSGSNTVNVLLGDGIGGFTAAAPLATGNRSEPNGLAIGDFNRDGKPDVATATFSTDRAAVFLNRTTLISLNDGTKTIDASLERTASITTDLTAGTLTLNSTPPANTNVSNYLNVVGTDLNDTLGGNSQANILDGKGGNDAINALDGNDTLTGGAGNDSLNGGDGDDRYLFTANTPLGSDTITDPEGIDTLDFSASTQPIAVNLGVTAAQNVNGNLTLTLVAANQLDNVTGGSGNDRINGNALDNTLLGGTGDDFLNGQAGDDNLLGEAGNDNLVGAVGDDDLTGGMGNDSLRGGNGEDNFVFDIGKAFTKAEMGVDTLRDFNRNFDRITLDRTTFTELGRRVSFASVDRLLQAKRSDAVITYIRGTGNLYYNANGSERGFGEGGLFATLERSTSPARNLSAADFAIRR; encoded by the coding sequence ATGGCGATCGGCACCAATCCTTTTTCGCTTCAGTTTGATAACGCAACGCAATTCGCAACGGACGACAATCCGCTGGACATCACGACGGGCGATTTTAACGGCGATGGTATTCTTGACCTGGCAACCGCCAACAGCGACTCGGACAACGTATCTGTTCTGCTGGGTGCGGGCAATGGCACCTTCAGTGCAGGGAGCGTGTTTGCCGCTGGCGATGAACCTTATGCTGTCACCACAGCGGATTTTAATGCCGATGGACGGTTGGATCTGGCAGTGGCAAATCGTCTCAGCAACAACGTTTCCCTGCTGCTGGGCACGGGCACAGGTAGCTTTACCGCAGGCGGAACCTTAACTGTTGCAACTCGACCAATTTCCGTTGTGACGGGGGATTTTAACGGCGATACCCGTCCTGACCTGGCAACGGTTGGTTCAAATGAAAATTTGGTTACGGTGCTGCTGAACGGTGCGGGTGGGTTTGGCATTCCCACGAATTTCTCGATTGGGATTAATCCCACGTCGCTGATCACGGCGGACTTTAACGGCGACGGCAAGCTGGACATTGCAACCACGAATGCGGCAACGGATAGCCCTTCGCCAACCGGAGTGAATACGATCGCTGTAGCGCTGGGTTCGGGCACAGGCAGCTTTCTCAATCCCACCCCGTTTGGAGCGGGCGTTGATCCCTATGCGCTGACCGTGGGCGATTTTAACAACGACGGCAAACTGGATATTGCAACGGCAAACTTTGGCTCGAATAACGCTTCACTGCTGCTGGGCAACGGTACAGGCGGGTTTGAGACTGCCCGCACGATAGCCCTCACGGCTGGGTCAATTCAGCCCTACTCGATCGCCAATGGGGACATGAACGGTGACGGCAAGCTGGATCTGATCGTGGCAAACAGCGGCTCGAATACAGTGAACGTTCTGCTGGGCGATGGCATTGGCGGATTTACAGCAGCCGCACCCCTGGCAACGGGCAATCGTTCCGAGCCAAATGGACTGGCGATCGGGGACTTTAACCGCGACGGCAAACCCGACGTGGCAACCGCAACCTTCTCGACTGATCGAGCAGCAGTATTCCTCAACCGGACAACCTTAATTTCGCTAAACGACGGCACTAAGACGATCGACGCTTCCCTGGAGCGCACAGCATCGATTACCACAGACCTGACCGCCGGAACGCTAACGCTCAACAGCACGCCGCCCGCAAATACCAATGTCAGCAATTACTTGAATGTCGTTGGTACCGACCTCAACGATACGCTTGGCGGGAATTCCCAGGCGAATATTTTGGACGGCAAAGGCGGCAACGACGCTATCAACGCACTGGACGGCAACGATACCCTTACGGGCGGTGCAGGGAATGACAGTCTAAACGGTGGCGATGGCGACGATCGCTATCTGTTTACCGCTAACACGCCGCTGGGCAGCGATACCATTACCGACCCAGAAGGAATCGATACGCTGGACTTCTCCGCCTCTACGCAGCCGATCGCCGTTAATTTAGGTGTCACTGCGGCACAGAACGTCAACGGCAACCTCACGCTGACCCTGGTGGCAGCAAACCAGCTCGATAATGTGACGGGCGGCAGCGGCAACGATCGCATTAATGGCAATGCCCTGGACAATACGCTACTGGGTGGCACCGGGGATGACTTCCTGAACGGTCAGGCGGGCGATGATAACCTGCTGGGCGAGGCAGGCAACGATAATCTCGTAGGCGCTGTTGGAGATGATGATTTGACGGGCGGCATGGGTAACGACTCGCTGCGGGGCGGCAACGGCGAAGATAACTTTGTCTTTGACATCGGCAAAGCCTTTACGAAAGCTGAAATGGGTGTGGATACGCTGCGCGACTTCAACCGCAATTTCGATCGCATTACCCTCGATCGCACTACCTTTACCGAACTGGGGCGGCGGGTATCCTTTGCCTCGGTCGATCGTCTGCTTCAGGCAAAACGCAGCGATGCTGTGATTACCTATATTCGCGGCACGGGCAACCTTTACTACAACGCCAACGGTTCGGAGCGGGGATTTGGGGAAGGTGGACTGTTTGCTACCCTGGAGCGATCGACATCGCCTGCCCGTAACCTCAGCGCTGCTGATTTTGCTATCCGGCGATAA
- a CDS encoding Ycf34 family protein, with product MCICVNCHYVDRCITYHAVEEAHQQPHLTDSPDFDPINPEINANIKPPEVRVEGDRIVQDGDFGFEYDVVGCASFKREMGKWSRLRPGELVPT from the coding sequence ATGTGTATTTGCGTCAACTGCCACTATGTCGATCGCTGCATTACCTATCATGCAGTGGAAGAAGCGCATCAGCAGCCCCACCTGACAGATTCTCCTGACTTTGATCCCATTAACCCGGAAATCAACGCCAATATCAAACCGCCAGAGGTGCGTGTCGAGGGCGATCGCATCGTTCAGGATGGCGACTTCGGCTTTGAGTACGATGTGGTTGGCTGCGCCAGCTTCAAGCGCGAGATGGGCAAATGGTCGCGTCTGCGTCCCGGTGAGCTTGTGCCGACCTGA
- a CDS encoding ATP-binding response regulator — MDEVLKILVVDDDEVDRMAVRRALKKAGLDTDISEASDCAAALAFLQANQVDCVFLDFRLPDKDGLTLVHEIRQAGIKIPLVILTGQGDEQIAVDLMKAGASDYLAKAQVSPERLAQILRSAIRIYRAEMEAALAYQQLRASNEILLRQNLKLERQRQQIQLQNLQLLEASRLKSQFLATMSHELRTPMNSIIGFSQMLLRQSKGALTSQQRDMTQRILSNAKHLLSLINEVLDFSRIEAGRMELRAEAFDLAEVIYETVGEYRSLAQQKQIQVHVEIDLQNRQIVSDRARLHQVLSNLISNAIKFTLAGEVRVRVQECPSSASSNSLADGGETERICIAVSDTGIGIAPADRESIFEPFRQIDQTISRRHSGTGLGLAITHALVQMMQGTIGVESQENKGSIFQLELPRQLDQTDSPEVVPLTRSPTTQPTVSIKG, encoded by the coding sequence ATGGATGAGGTTCTTAAAATTCTAGTTGTAGATGATGACGAAGTCGATCGGATGGCAGTCCGTCGTGCCCTCAAAAAGGCAGGGCTGGATACGGACATTTCCGAGGCTTCAGACTGTGCCGCTGCACTGGCATTCCTTCAGGCAAATCAGGTGGACTGCGTCTTCCTGGATTTTCGATTGCCCGATAAAGATGGTCTTACCCTGGTGCACGAAATTCGACAGGCAGGGATCAAAATTCCACTGGTGATTCTCACCGGACAGGGTGACGAACAGATTGCCGTCGATTTGATGAAGGCAGGAGCATCAGACTACCTCGCTAAAGCCCAGGTTTCTCCTGAACGCCTCGCCCAAATCCTCCGCAGTGCAATCCGCATCTATCGCGCCGAAATGGAAGCCGCTCTGGCATATCAACAGCTCCGTGCCAGCAACGAAATTCTGCTGCGGCAAAACCTGAAACTGGAGCGACAGCGGCAGCAAATCCAGCTCCAAAACCTCCAGCTCCTCGAAGCCTCACGGCTCAAATCCCAGTTTCTTGCCACCATGTCCCACGAGCTGCGGACGCCGATGAACTCCATTATTGGCTTCTCCCAAATGCTGCTGCGGCAGAGCAAAGGGGCGTTGACCAGCCAGCAAAGGGATATGACCCAGCGCATTCTGAGTAATGCCAAACATCTGCTGTCGCTCATCAATGAAGTTTTGGATTTCTCCCGCATCGAGGCGGGACGGATGGAACTGCGAGCTGAAGCCTTCGACTTGGCAGAAGTAATTTACGAAACGGTTGGGGAATATCGATCGCTTGCCCAGCAGAAGCAAATCCAAGTTCACGTTGAAATTGATCTGCAAAATCGTCAGATTGTAAGCGATCGTGCCCGACTTCATCAGGTTCTCAGTAATCTCATTTCTAACGCAATCAAATTTACCCTAGCCGGAGAAGTCCGAGTTCGGGTGCAAGAGTGCCCTTCAAGCGCATCATCGAATTCACTCGCTGATGGAGGAGAAACCGAGCGAATTTGCATTGCAGTTAGCGATACGGGCATTGGCATTGCCCCTGCCGATCGAGAGTCCATTTTTGAACCCTTCCGGCAAATTGACCAAACGATTAGCCGCAGACATTCGGGAACAGGGTTAGGGTTAGCTATCACCCATGCACTGGTACAAATGATGCAGGGCACGATCGGAGTTGAAAGCCAGGAAAACAAAGGCTCTATCTTTCAGCTTGAGCTTCCCAGGCAGCTTGACCAAACCGACTCTCCCGAAGTGGTTCCCTTGACGCGATCGCCCACTACTCAGCCAACTGTGTCGATTAAGGGTTAG
- a CDS encoding response regulator has protein sequence MSEISVALVEDHDLTRVGLRTALQRYEGIRVVGEAANASQGLKLLETSNPDVAIVDIGLPDMDGIELTRQFRQFQHEHEENGTKVLILTMHDSEESVLAAFAAGADSYCMKDISTERLAEALKATYGGNSWIDPAIATIVLRQVRQATPAGGVSEELKKVSIGAVEPEYEQILESYPLTERELEVLELIVAGCSNAAIAEKLYITVGTVKTHVRNILNKLCADDRTQAAVLALRSGLIG, from the coding sequence ATGAGTGAAATATCCGTCGCTCTCGTAGAAGATCACGATTTAACTCGTGTGGGTCTAAGAACAGCCCTTCAACGCTATGAAGGCATTCGGGTCGTGGGTGAGGCAGCAAACGCTTCTCAGGGTTTAAAGCTGCTAGAAACCTCAAATCCTGATGTAGCAATTGTCGATATTGGTTTGCCTGATATGGATGGCATTGAGCTAACGCGCCAATTTCGTCAATTTCAGCATGAGCATGAGGAAAACGGCACAAAAGTTCTAATCCTCACCATGCATGATAGCGAAGAGTCTGTACTGGCGGCGTTTGCAGCCGGAGCCGATTCCTACTGTATGAAGGACATTAGCACCGAGCGACTGGCAGAGGCACTCAAGGCAACCTACGGCGGCAACTCCTGGATCGACCCGGCGATCGCTACAATCGTCCTTCGACAGGTGCGGCAGGCAACTCCAGCAGGCGGCGTTAGCGAAGAGCTGAAGAAAGTCTCGATTGGTGCAGTCGAACCGGAATACGAACAAATTCTGGAAAGCTATCCGCTCACGGAACGGGAACTGGAAGTATTAGAACTGATTGTGGCGGGATGCAGCAACGCAGCGATCGCAGAAAAGCTGTACATCACCGTTGGCACGGTTAAAACGCACGTCCGCAACATTCTGAATAAGCTCTGTGCCGATGACCGTACTCAGGCAGCCGTTCTTGCCCTGCGATCGGGCTTGATTGGGTAG
- a CDS encoding hybrid sensor histidine kinase/response regulator — protein MSRTQPSRIDRILAVDDSQDNLFLVQTILEDRGYEISLAEDGVTALEMIEKSPPDLILLDVMMPGMDGYEVTRRIRRSHPRLPFIPILLITAHEQSSVVEGLDAGADDFIRKPVDVDELLARVRSLLRLKHSIDEREQMVRQREDFVSRLTHDLRTPLVAADRMLNLFKDEAFGEVSSDMVDAISIMIRSNKNLLQMVNTLLEVYRHEAGQKALIFTSIDLKPLIEEVAQELKPLAQDRGLEFRLDLDLLPPGSTVISGDRLELQRVLTNLIGNAIKFTDRGFVGIQLIDAGELSLPENPAEPGEFEIKGIEPPPPSDPKPRHYLAIEVSDSGSGISEADQETLFQRFRQGEHKRAGSGLGLYLSRRIIEAHGGKIMVESELRKGSTFRIYLPT, from the coding sequence ATGTCTCGAACCCAGCCCTCTAGAATCGATCGTATTCTGGCAGTCGATGATTCCCAGGACAACCTGTTTCTGGTGCAAACGATTCTGGAAGACCGGGGCTATGAGATTAGTCTGGCGGAGGACGGAGTAACGGCGCTGGAAATGATCGAGAAATCGCCGCCCGATCTGATTCTGCTGGACGTGATGATGCCGGGGATGGATGGCTATGAAGTCACCCGTCGCATTCGCCGCAGCCACCCTCGCCTGCCTTTTATCCCGATTCTGCTGATCACAGCACACGAGCAATCCAGCGTCGTCGAAGGACTGGATGCCGGAGCCGACGATTTTATTCGCAAACCCGTCGATGTCGATGAGCTGCTGGCACGGGTGCGATCGCTGCTTCGCCTCAAGCACAGCATTGACGAACGGGAACAGATGGTGCGTCAGCGCGAGGATTTTGTCTCCCGTCTCACCCACGATTTAAGAACGCCGCTGGTGGCTGCCGATCGAATGCTGAACCTGTTTAAGGATGAAGCCTTTGGTGAAGTCAGCAGCGATATGGTGGATGCTATTTCGATCATGATCCGCAGCAACAAAAACCTGCTGCAAATGGTCAACACCCTGCTGGAGGTGTACCGCCACGAAGCCGGACAGAAGGCTTTAATCTTTACCTCGATCGATCTCAAGCCGCTCATCGAAGAAGTTGCCCAGGAGCTTAAGCCGCTGGCACAGGATCGAGGGCTAGAATTTCGACTGGATCTCGATTTGCTGCCGCCTGGCTCTACGGTTATTTCTGGCGATCGGTTGGAGCTTCAGCGAGTTCTCACGAATCTAATCGGCAATGCCATCAAGTTCACCGATCGGGGCTTTGTTGGGATTCAACTGATTGATGCCGGAGAACTTTCCCTCCCTGAAAACCCAGCGGAACCCGGCGAATTCGAGATTAAGGGCATCGAGCCACCCCCACCCAGCGATCCAAAACCCAGACACTATTTGGCGATCGAAGTTTCAGACAGCGGCTCTGGCATCTCCGAAGCCGATCAGGAAACCCTATTCCAGCGCTTCCGCCAGGGCGAACACAAGCGGGCAGGCAGCGGACTGGGACTCTACCTCTCACGCCGCATCATCGAAGCACACGGCGGCAAGATCATGGTCGAATCCGAGCTGCGCAAAGGCAGCACCTTCCGCATTTATCTCCCCACCTAA
- the rpmB gene encoding 50S ribosomal protein L28 — protein MSRRCQLTGKKANNAYAVSHSHRRTKKLQEVNLQEKRIWWEQGKRFVKLRLSTKAIKTLNNRGLDAVARELGIDLSKL, from the coding sequence ATGTCTCGTCGCTGTCAACTTACTGGCAAAAAGGCGAATAATGCCTATGCCGTTTCGCACTCCCACCGTCGCACCAAGAAATTGCAGGAAGTCAATCTTCAAGAAAAGCGCATTTGGTGGGAGCAGGGAAAGCGCTTCGTCAAGCTGCGTCTTTCGACCAAGGCAATCAAAACGCTCAACAATCGGGGACTGGATGCAGTTGCCCGCGAGCTGGGAATCGATCTCAGCAAACTCTAG
- a CDS encoding serine/threonine-protein kinase: MSYCFNFACPHPENAGDDRFCLKCGKSLLLGDQFRAVKLIGQGGFGRTLLAIGQSTEDQAQCVIKQLLPGSKQSVELFRQEAERLKQFGQHPQIPALLAHFEQEDALYLVQEFIDGQTLEEVLAAEGTFSETQIRSLLGEILPVLRFIHQHQIIHRDIKPSNIIRPRQKENAPPQKLFLVDFGASKLSADDRLKQTGTVIGSAGYAAPEQTMGKAEFSSDLYSLGVTCVHLLTGLHPFDLYSVAEDAWVWRSYLPHPISLELRRVLDKLLQKATRQRYGNASEVLKDLRLEAPTSTVKPTATRRIQTQDRQQWNCVQTLEGHEGEITTLAIDPSGDLLATGGSDRAIYLWDLATGKRLYSFMGRSFWSGVGHRDRITDLIFHPDGRTLISSSNDGAIHFWDLETLRLLDTLPGHGWGITALGLSRDGLILVSGDRDGLIQLWDLERWRKMSEFHQQQGQISRFVLTPDERVLISSSDDKTLCFWDFETDELLKTIRAHADRTTALALSPTGNTLISGSADRMIKLWNCHSGQQVKVIAAHRDTVNDLQVHPRGALFASGSEDSTVKLWDIRTGDRLATLKHPWAVNAIAFGAAAKPVGFRSEGDWLVTGGADEAVRVWERGE; this comes from the coding sequence ATGAGCTATTGTTTCAACTTTGCCTGCCCCCATCCTGAGAATGCGGGAGACGATCGATTTTGCCTGAAATGCGGAAAGTCGCTGCTGTTAGGCGACCAATTTCGGGCAGTTAAGCTGATTGGGCAGGGCGGATTTGGGCGAACCTTACTGGCGATCGGTCAATCCACTGAGGATCAGGCTCAATGCGTGATTAAACAGCTTTTACCGGGATCGAAGCAGTCGGTGGAGCTGTTTCGGCAGGAAGCAGAGCGGCTAAAGCAGTTTGGGCAGCATCCGCAGATTCCGGCGCTCCTGGCGCACTTTGAGCAGGAAGACGCGCTATATCTGGTTCAGGAATTTATTGACGGACAGACGCTAGAAGAAGTTTTGGCGGCGGAAGGAACGTTCTCGGAAACGCAGATTCGATCGCTGCTGGGGGAAATTCTGCCCGTCCTGCGGTTTATTCATCAGCATCAAATTATTCATCGCGATATTAAGCCCAGCAATATTATTCGTCCCAGGCAGAAGGAGAATGCTCCCCCGCAAAAGCTATTTCTGGTGGACTTTGGGGCATCCAAGCTGAGCGCAGACGATCGCCTGAAACAAACGGGAACTGTGATCGGCAGTGCGGGCTATGCGGCTCCAGAGCAGACGATGGGCAAAGCGGAGTTTTCCAGCGATCTCTATAGTCTGGGCGTTACCTGTGTTCATTTGCTAACGGGACTCCACCCGTTTGATCTTTATTCTGTTGCGGAAGATGCCTGGGTGTGGCGATCGTATTTACCCCACCCGATTAGCCTGGAACTGCGGCGTGTTCTGGACAAACTTTTGCAAAAGGCAACCCGCCAGCGCTACGGCAATGCCAGCGAAGTCCTGAAAGATTTACGGTTAGAGGCTCCGACCTCCACTGTCAAGCCAACAGCGACGCGCAGGATTCAGACCCAGGATCGACAGCAGTGGAACTGTGTGCAGACCCTGGAAGGACATGAAGGTGAAATTACGACTTTAGCGATCGACCCCAGCGGCGATCTTTTAGCAACGGGCGGCAGCGATCGGGCAATTTACCTGTGGGATCTGGCAACGGGGAAACGGCTTTACAGCTTTATGGGGCGATCGTTCTGGTCGGGCGTGGGACATCGAGATCGAATTACTGATTTAATCTTTCATCCCGATGGGCGGACGCTGATTAGCAGCAGCAATGATGGGGCGATTCACTTCTGGGATCTGGAAACTCTGCGATTGCTCGACACGCTACCCGGACACGGTTGGGGTATTACGGCATTGGGGCTGAGTCGGGATGGCTTGATCCTGGTGAGCGGCGATCGGGATGGGCTGATTCAGCTCTGGGATCTGGAACGCTGGCGAAAGATGAGTGAATTTCACCAGCAGCAGGGTCAAATCAGCCGCTTTGTCCTGACGCCAGATGAACGAGTGTTAATCAGCAGCAGCGACGACAAAACTTTGTGCTTCTGGGACTTTGAAACCGACGAACTGCTGAAAACCATCCGTGCCCACGCCGATCGCACCACTGCCCTTGCCCTTTCGCCCACCGGAAACACCCTGATCAGCGGCAGTGCCGATCGCATGATCAAGCTCTGGAACTGCCACTCCGGACAACAGGTTAAAGTGATTGCTGCCCACCGCGATACCGTGAACGACCTACAGGTACATCCCAGAGGAGCGCTGTTTGCCAGCGGCAGCGAAGATAGCACCGTCAAGCTGTGGGACATTCGCACGGGCGATCGGCTTGCCACCCTCAAACATCCCTGGGCAGTGAATGCGATCGCTTTTGGCGCTGCGGCGAAGCCGGTCGGCTTTAGATCGGAGGGGGATTGGTTGGTGACTGGCGGGGCAGATGAGGCAGTGAGAGTGTGGGAGAGGGGGGAGTGA